The bacterium genome window below encodes:
- a CDS encoding 4Fe-4S ferredoxin — protein VLIGDDPVALDQAALDMVNAATPLPDSLASDLGLKPGGKLLADLHRPDPQLGIDEAARLGLGQKEYETITLDDN, from the coding sequence GTCTTGATTGGGGACGATCCTGTCGCTCTCGACCAGGCGGCGCTCGACATGGTCAATGCCGCCACACCTTTGCCAGACTCCCTCGCCTCGGACCTCGGCCTGAAGCCCGGCGGCAAACTCCTTGCCGACCTGCACAGGCCGGACCCGCAGCTTGGGATAGACGAGGCGGCTCGCCTCGGCCTCGGCCAAAAAGAATACGAGACCATCA